A genomic segment from Triticum dicoccoides isolate Atlit2015 ecotype Zavitan chromosome 1A, WEW_v2.0, whole genome shotgun sequence encodes:
- the LOC119278260 gene encoding uncharacterized protein LOC119278260 isoform X2 — protein sequence MLRPDPPHRTASAPPRSARSAHTASSCPAMAACVDPWLRRVGFPWPRRPVRWHRTTSVEETVTPLVAALPVDHSDRRRTLRASSRARARGHPGVIESLKVEEIAEDGGAVDGIKGVNKIEFSEEQRRKYRKDHNVTLMLLPSF from the exons ATGCTCCGGCCCGATCCGCCCCATCGCACGGCCTCTGCTCCTCCCCGCTCGGCCAGATCCGCCCATACCGCATCTTCATGCCCAGCCATGGCGGCGTGCGTTGATCCATGGCTGCGACGGGTGGGGTTTCCATGGCCACGCCGACCGGTGCGATGGCATCGCACCACTAGTGTCGAGGAAACCGTGACACCCTTGGTGGCTGCGCTGCCGGTGGACCATAGTGACCGCCGGAGAACACTGAGGGCGAGTTCTCGAGCTCGAGCACGAGGTCATCCCGGGGTCATAGAGAGCCTCAAG GTGGAGGAGATAGCTGAAGACGGGGGTGCTGTTGATGGTATAAAAGGCGTTAATAAAATAGAGTTTTCTGAAGAACAGAGGAGAAAATATAGAAAG GACCATAATGTCACTTTGATGCTTCTTCCAAGCTTTTGA
- the LOC119278260 gene encoding uncharacterized protein LOC119278260 isoform X1, translating to MLRPDPPHRTASAPPRSARSAHTASSCPAMAACVDPWLRRVGFPWPRRPVRWHRTTSVEETVTPLVAALPVDHSDRRRTLRASSRARARGHPGVIESLKVEEIAEDGGAVDGIKGVNKIEFSEEQRRKYRKVREEGDANAIKLLRHYMKKKTRGCCKDHNVTLMLLPSF from the exons ATGCTCCGGCCCGATCCGCCCCATCGCACGGCCTCTGCTCCTCCCCGCTCGGCCAGATCCGCCCATACCGCATCTTCATGCCCAGCCATGGCGGCGTGCGTTGATCCATGGCTGCGACGGGTGGGGTTTCCATGGCCACGCCGACCGGTGCGATGGCATCGCACCACTAGTGTCGAGGAAACCGTGACACCCTTGGTGGCTGCGCTGCCGGTGGACCATAGTGACCGCCGGAGAACACTGAGGGCGAGTTCTCGAGCTCGAGCACGAGGTCATCCCGGGGTCATAGAGAGCCTCAAG GTGGAGGAGATAGCTGAAGACGGGGGTGCTGTTGATGGTATAAAAGGCGTTAATAAAATAGAGTTTTCTGAAGAACAGAGGAGAAAATATAGAAAG GTAAGAGAAGAAGGTGATGCAAATGCTATAAAACTTTTGCGACATTATATGAAAAAAAAGACACGAGGCTGCTGTAAG GACCATAATGTCACTTTGATGCTTCTTCCAAGCTTTTGA